In one Candidatus Nitronereus thalassa genomic region, the following are encoded:
- a CDS encoding flagellar motor protein: MDILSILGIILALGSIVVGQHLEGGHLSSILQLTAFIIVAGGTLGAVMLQFPMPVFMKALKSISMVFVNPHVDSKGLIAQLVELSNLSRKQGLLALEGKIKTLEDPLLKKGLQMVVDGTEPPKIREILEVEVEMFEEEFANAGKVFDGFGGYAPTVGIIGAVLGLIHVMENLADPSKLGGGIAVAFVATVYGVGLANLFFLPMGGKIKMKVKELVTARAMTIEGLVSLAQGENPRMIEEKLSGYLPESERSVPE; encoded by the coding sequence ATGGATATTCTCTCTATTCTTGGAATAATTTTGGCCTTAGGCTCCATTGTGGTGGGGCAGCATCTGGAAGGCGGCCATCTGAGTTCGATTTTGCAGCTCACGGCGTTTATTATCGTGGCCGGTGGGACGTTGGGCGCCGTGATGCTCCAATTCCCTATGCCCGTGTTCATGAAAGCCTTAAAGTCCATCAGCATGGTGTTTGTCAATCCCCATGTGGATTCCAAGGGGTTGATTGCTCAATTGGTCGAATTATCCAATCTCAGCCGAAAACAGGGGTTGTTGGCGCTTGAAGGAAAAATTAAAACATTGGAAGATCCCTTATTAAAAAAAGGGCTTCAGATGGTGGTGGATGGCACCGAGCCACCGAAAATTCGTGAAATTTTGGAAGTCGAAGTGGAAATGTTTGAAGAAGAATTCGCCAATGCTGGAAAAGTTTTTGATGGGTTTGGCGGGTATGCCCCGACGGTCGGGATTATTGGCGCGGTGCTTGGGTTGATTCACGTCATGGAAAATTTGGCTGATCCTTCGAAGTTGGGGGGTGGTATCGCCGTGGCCTTCGTTGCCACCGTCTATGGCGTGGGTCTGGCCAACCTGTTTTTTCTTCCTATGGGAGGGAAAATCAAAATGAAGGTGAAAGAACTTGTAACGGCTCGTGCAATGACGATTGAAGGGTTGGTCTCTTTGGCTCAGGGGGAGAATCCGCGAATGATTGAAGAAAAACTAAGTGGATATCTTCCAGAAAGCGAACGTTCGGTCCCGGAATAA
- the flgA gene encoding flagellar basal body P-ring formation chaperone FlgA, translated as MSQTKDGGYMDWLKSGVLMVLVFALPLVTWSEVRPPIQVATNVPPTQEVTPKQLQSTLEQQLREQFPMNNVDFSVDILFPKQPILVPKGRVGIEIPPDTMNGRTGRRSIRGAIHVDSQYEQMVNLVADISAHTKVVVPVRFIKAHEVVKPEDINMMDVALPALQHEYLDDVDMAIGKKTMRLLSPNLPIQKPYLTSPPVIHKGDRVVLEVRQGALLVQAVGIAKDSGEPGKTIAVENQQSGREVLGKVVNSGLVEVLF; from the coding sequence ATGAGTCAAACGAAAGATGGAGGATACATGGATTGGTTGAAATCAGGAGTGCTGATGGTATTGGTCTTTGCTCTCCCGTTGGTAACGTGGAGTGAGGTGCGACCGCCAATTCAAGTTGCCACTAACGTGCCTCCTACTCAAGAGGTGACTCCGAAACAACTTCAGTCCACATTGGAACAGCAGCTTCGTGAACAATTTCCCATGAATAATGTGGACTTTTCGGTCGATATTCTTTTTCCCAAACAACCGATTCTCGTGCCCAAAGGGCGAGTCGGAATTGAAATCCCTCCGGATACCATGAACGGGAGAACCGGGCGGCGATCGATTCGAGGAGCGATCCACGTAGATTCCCAGTATGAACAGATGGTGAATCTCGTGGCCGACATCTCCGCACACACCAAGGTGGTCGTGCCAGTTCGTTTTATTAAGGCGCATGAGGTGGTGAAACCCGAAGACATTAATATGATGGATGTGGCCTTGCCGGCACTTCAGCATGAGTATTTGGATGATGTAGATATGGCGATAGGGAAAAAAACCATGCGGCTTCTTTCCCCCAACCTTCCCATTCAAAAACCGTATTTAACCTCTCCGCCGGTCATTCATAAAGGTGATCGAGTCGTTCTGGAAGTTCGACAGGGTGCCTTGCTCGTCCAGGCTGTGGGAATTGCTAAAGACTCAGGAGAGCCAGGAAAAACCATTGCCGTTGAAAATCAGCAATCGGGTCGAGAAGTCTTGGGGAAGGTTGTAAATTCAGGATTAGTCGAGGTTTTGTTTTGA
- a CDS encoding methyl-accepting chemotaxis protein encodes MPQKQKFLGKLGLTSKLVALLLVFGVIPMAVVAYIGFSATADIEKGAGQRFQLVSENIADKIDRNLFERYGDVQAFASNQILQERYAWYNPDEAENSIVRTMNAYVKSYGMYYLSMFVDLQGDVIAVNSRDAQGNPIPTESLYTKNYADTPWFQALQNEQFTTSMPFTAPGNDVSTGTFIEDIHVDQDVKAIFPEDGGLTIGFSAPVYQGEDVIGYWTNRAKFRLVADIFEQTYPELKRAGMQGAELTLLDSKGRVILDFDPQTQGSEKISFDLENVILKLNLADKGVAMAQEAIQGKSGFMQSLHDRKQIMQVGGFTHLKGAMGFPGMNWAVLVRVPSAEAAAEAFSIQRDIWLAVLACLALIIPAGLFIGRAVIGQLKPVIAVAEQASKGDLRGRVPVTSADELGQMGQAFNAFLESLNAMIGQTAQVAHTVAAAAEELSVNGTQVSQASRDQASQSTQVASAVEEMSATANEMTRNAQVMAQTAKELSGTAMKGGEVVANSIRGMEAVAGTMQVSSERIQVLGQRSQEIGEIIRVIEDIADQTNLLALNAAIEAARAGEQGRGFAVVADEVRKLAERTGKATKEIAGVIETVQVGTQEAVASMESGTAEVQSGMDLVNEAGLRLNEIVDGVQKVTTMVQQLAGSIDEQTQATEQIAGGIQTVAGLSQQNENSVDQVVTATSDLSEMAAKLQSNLKQFQLA; translated from the coding sequence ATGCCACAGAAACAAAAATTTCTAGGAAAACTCGGGTTGACTTCTAAACTGGTCGCGTTGTTATTGGTCTTTGGTGTGATTCCGATGGCGGTCGTGGCCTATATTGGATTCAGTGCCACTGCGGATATTGAGAAAGGCGCCGGCCAACGCTTTCAGCTGGTGAGCGAAAATATTGCCGACAAAATCGATCGAAACTTGTTCGAGCGATATGGGGACGTGCAGGCCTTTGCCAGCAATCAAATTTTGCAAGAACGGTATGCCTGGTATAACCCTGATGAAGCCGAAAATTCCATTGTCAGGACCATGAATGCGTATGTGAAAAGTTATGGGATGTATTACCTATCCATGTTCGTGGATCTACAAGGGGATGTCATTGCGGTCAATAGTCGCGATGCACAGGGCAACCCGATTCCTACTGAATCCCTATACACCAAAAACTATGCCGACACGCCCTGGTTTCAAGCGCTGCAAAATGAGCAATTCACCACCAGCATGCCGTTTACGGCTCCGGGTAATGATGTTTCCACTGGTACGTTTATCGAAGATATCCATGTGGACCAAGATGTGAAAGCCATTTTTCCAGAGGATGGTGGCTTAACAATTGGCTTTTCAGCTCCGGTGTATCAAGGTGAAGATGTCATTGGCTATTGGACCAATCGAGCGAAGTTTCGATTGGTGGCTGATATTTTTGAGCAAACTTATCCAGAGTTAAAGCGTGCCGGAATGCAGGGGGCTGAATTGACGCTTCTCGATTCCAAGGGACGGGTCATTTTGGATTTTGATCCGCAGACACAAGGATCAGAAAAGATAAGCTTTGATCTCGAAAATGTCATTTTGAAATTAAATCTGGCGGACAAAGGCGTGGCCATGGCTCAAGAGGCGATCCAGGGAAAAAGTGGGTTCATGCAATCGCTTCATGACAGAAAGCAAATTATGCAAGTTGGCGGGTTCACCCATCTCAAGGGGGCCATGGGATTCCCAGGGATGAATTGGGCGGTGTTGGTGCGAGTGCCTTCCGCTGAAGCCGCCGCTGAGGCCTTTTCCATTCAACGAGATATTTGGCTCGCGGTGCTGGCATGTTTAGCGCTCATTATTCCTGCTGGCCTGTTCATTGGTCGAGCGGTTATTGGTCAATTAAAACCCGTGATTGCCGTGGCCGAGCAGGCCTCAAAGGGTGATTTGCGAGGACGAGTCCCTGTCACCAGTGCCGACGAGTTAGGCCAAATGGGGCAGGCCTTTAATGCCTTTTTGGAAAGTCTCAATGCCATGATTGGGCAAACCGCTCAGGTTGCACATACTGTGGCCGCGGCAGCAGAGGAATTATCCGTTAATGGAACGCAAGTCTCTCAAGCCAGTCGCGACCAGGCGAGTCAATCCACCCAAGTTGCCTCTGCCGTGGAGGAAATGTCTGCGACCGCCAATGAAATGACACGAAATGCCCAAGTCATGGCTCAGACCGCCAAAGAGTTAAGCGGAACCGCGATGAAGGGTGGTGAGGTAGTGGCTAATTCTATCCGTGGCATGGAAGCAGTAGCCGGTACCATGCAAGTATCGTCAGAGCGCATTCAAGTATTAGGGCAACGTTCCCAAGAAATTGGCGAGATCATCCGGGTGATCGAGGATATTGCCGATCAGACGAATTTGTTGGCTTTGAATGCGGCGATTGAGGCGGCTCGCGCAGGAGAGCAGGGTCGTGGGTTTGCGGTGGTGGCGGACGAAGTTCGGAAACTTGCAGAACGAACAGGAAAAGCCACGAAGGAAATCGCCGGCGTGATTGAAACCGTTCAAGTCGGGACCCAAGAGGCTGTCGCTTCCATGGAATCCGGAACAGCAGAAGTTCAATCGGGCATGGATTTAGTGAATGAAGCGGGTTTGCGATTAAACGAAATCGTGGATGGAGTGCAAAAAGTGACGACTATGGTCCAACAACTGGCTGGATCGATTGATGAACAAACCCAGGCCACCGAGCAAATTGCTGGCGGAATTCAAACTGTGGCCGGACTCAGTCAGCAAAATGAAAACAGTGTGGATCAAGTCGTGACGGCGACGAGCGACTTGTCTGAAATGGCAGCGAAATTACAATCAAATCTCAAACAATTTCAACTTGCATAA
- a CDS encoding methyl-accepting chemotaxis protein: protein MLADMKIGTKMVACLGAIAAVLSLVGLYFLYSQEEANMLRQLEERGKVIQAQVEVTRSYIAKNYVGKMKNSSAGSSIEVARDHANNPNAIPFPATATREIGEALGERNIFQSRLVSKTPLNPANKPKDSFETQALAAIAEGKDSYSVVEGSGGSMVFRRASADKATVEACTGCHAGTSVGDTLGVLSVSIPMADVNAAMLGSLQRTGGLLVGIIVTSLVMVYLLLHKFIIAPLGQLRNITKDIAAGEGDLTQRVPVAGRDELGELADNFNRFIEKLQRSIRRVGEVTDRVASASAQLSATADEMAKGADTQTQRVTQSASAVEEMTMTASEVARHSQEAAAIAQETTQTAQSGHSVVNETVAGMRQLSDAVGQSATIISALGSSSDQIGEIVRVIEDIADQTNLLALNAAIEAARAGEQGRGFAVVADEVRKLAERTTKATKEIGDMIRQIQKDTKSAVASMEEGTGKVTSGVELANKTGDALSRIQDMVQSTASMIQQIAGAAEEQSTVTRQIASDLETVAQVTRDSSSGSAESAKASHDLSMLATELQAIVGNFRV from the coding sequence ATGTTAGCCGACATGAAGATTGGAACAAAAATGGTGGCCTGTTTAGGAGCCATCGCGGCGGTGCTGAGTCTGGTGGGATTGTATTTCTTATACAGTCAAGAGGAAGCCAACATGCTTCGACAGCTTGAAGAACGCGGGAAAGTTATTCAAGCCCAAGTCGAGGTAACGCGAAGCTATATCGCAAAAAATTATGTCGGCAAAATGAAAAACTCTTCAGCAGGTTCGTCCATTGAGGTCGCGAGGGATCATGCTAATAATCCCAATGCGATTCCGTTCCCAGCGACAGCGACTCGGGAAATTGGAGAAGCCCTTGGTGAACGGAATATTTTTCAATCCAGGTTGGTCAGTAAAACCCCGTTGAATCCCGCGAACAAGCCCAAGGATAGTTTTGAAACCCAGGCATTAGCGGCAATCGCAGAAGGAAAAGATAGTTATTCCGTAGTGGAAGGGTCTGGGGGTTCTATGGTGTTTCGGCGCGCGAGCGCGGATAAAGCCACGGTTGAAGCTTGCACTGGTTGTCATGCTGGCACCAGCGTTGGGGATACCCTAGGCGTGTTATCCGTTTCTATTCCCATGGCCGATGTAAATGCGGCCATGCTCGGTTCTTTGCAGCGAACAGGTGGCCTGTTAGTCGGAATTATTGTGACCAGTTTAGTCATGGTCTATCTCCTTCTGCATAAATTTATCATAGCTCCGCTTGGGCAACTCCGTAATATTACGAAGGATATTGCAGCGGGTGAAGGTGACCTGACCCAACGTGTTCCCGTTGCCGGAAGAGATGAGCTTGGTGAGTTGGCTGACAACTTCAACCGGTTTATCGAAAAACTGCAAAGATCGATTCGACGAGTTGGTGAGGTGACGGATCGCGTCGCTTCTGCCTCGGCACAATTGTCCGCAACTGCGGATGAAATGGCCAAGGGGGCGGATACTCAAACACAACGAGTGACGCAATCAGCCTCTGCGGTTGAGGAGATGACCATGACTGCGAGTGAAGTGGCGCGTCATTCTCAGGAAGCGGCCGCGATTGCTCAAGAGACGACTCAAACCGCGCAAAGTGGCCATTCGGTTGTGAATGAAACCGTCGCGGGCATGCGGCAATTATCAGATGCGGTAGGACAATCAGCAACGATTATATCCGCCTTGGGGAGTTCCTCCGATCAAATTGGAGAGATCGTTCGGGTGATTGAAGACATTGCCGACCAAACCAATTTGTTAGCATTGAATGCCGCCATTGAAGCTGCTCGGGCCGGTGAACAAGGTCGCGGGTTTGCGGTGGTCGCGGATGAAGTCCGAAAACTTGCAGAACGAACGACCAAGGCCACCAAAGAAATTGGCGATATGATTCGCCAAATTCAGAAGGACACCAAAAGTGCCGTAGCTTCCATGGAGGAGGGTACAGGAAAGGTGACAAGTGGTGTGGAATTGGCGAATAAAACAGGGGACGCATTGAGCCGGATACAAGATATGGTACAAAGCACGGCTTCCATGATTCAACAAATCGCCGGAGCTGCAGAAGAACAATCCACGGTGACCAGGCAAATTGCCAGTGACCTGGAAACGGTGGCTCAGGTGACCCGTGATTCTTCGAGTGGATCTGCAGAATCTGCCAAAGCGAGTCACGACCTGAGTATGCTTGCAACTGAATTGCAGGCAATTGTCGGAAACTTTCGAGTGTGA
- a CDS encoding chemotaxis response regulator protein-glutamate methylesterase — MQHDHLLKSQLPIRVLVVDDSAFMRKAISNMLCESSDFVIAGTAINGEDALRKVAAMDIDVMTLDIDMPGMDGLAVLEQVMAHHPLPVVIVSSLTEGGAAVTIRALELGAVDFIFKHLGGSSLKISEIRVPLQEKVRAAATARSKIQSGSRQPVVPRALRKATPPFPFSSKNANTGNPDSDGGMQVNLPGDPGVLIIGCSTGGPQALQVVLTLLPSTFPYPIVVAQHMPKFFTKPFAERLDQLCALEVAEAQEGDHLKPGRVLIAPGGQHLTLERRGHVVMTHVSDHPKHLPYRPSVDLLMESAAKLYGQKVVGLVMTGMGQDGLEGARAIKRAGGSVLAQDEASSIVYGMPKAVADHGIVDKVVSLQKISTEIQLWVKHQSRHDSADTVLVGLTTSHS; from the coding sequence ATGCAACATGATCACCTCTTGAAATCTCAACTGCCCATCCGTGTCCTGGTAGTGGATGATTCCGCATTTATGCGTAAGGCGATTTCTAATATGCTGTGCGAGTCCTCGGATTTTGTTATCGCGGGAACGGCTATAAACGGAGAGGATGCCTTGCGCAAAGTGGCAGCCATGGATATTGACGTGATGACACTAGATATCGATATGCCTGGTATGGATGGGTTGGCCGTCTTGGAACAGGTCATGGCCCATCATCCCCTTCCGGTGGTGATTGTGAGTTCCTTAACTGAAGGAGGCGCTGCCGTGACGATTCGCGCCCTGGAATTGGGCGCTGTAGATTTTATTTTCAAACATTTGGGTGGGTCGTCCTTAAAAATTTCTGAAATTCGTGTGCCGTTGCAAGAAAAGGTTCGGGCCGCAGCAACGGCCAGAAGCAAAATTCAATCGGGGAGCAGGCAACCGGTCGTTCCAAGGGCGCTTCGAAAAGCGACTCCTCCGTTTCCATTTTCTTCAAAAAATGCGAACACGGGGAATCCTGACTCGGATGGTGGGATGCAGGTGAACCTACCTGGTGATCCAGGGGTTCTGATTATTGGCTGTTCAACCGGCGGTCCTCAAGCCCTTCAAGTTGTCTTGACCCTCTTACCCAGTACATTCCCGTACCCTATTGTCGTGGCTCAGCATATGCCAAAGTTTTTTACGAAACCCTTTGCCGAACGTCTGGACCAGTTGTGTGCATTAGAAGTGGCAGAAGCTCAGGAAGGTGATCACCTCAAGCCTGGCCGGGTCCTTATTGCACCAGGGGGACAACATTTAACTCTCGAGAGAAGGGGACATGTCGTGATGACTCATGTGAGTGATCACCCGAAACACTTGCCCTATCGTCCCTCGGTGGATTTGTTGATGGAGTCTGCCGCGAAGCTGTATGGCCAGAAGGTGGTTGGATTAGTTATGACCGGAATGGGCCAAGATGGTCTTGAGGGGGCTCGTGCAATCAAGAGGGCTGGAGGATCAGTTTTGGCGCAAGATGAAGCGAGTAGTATTGTATATGGTATGCCCAAAGCGGTAGCTGATCATGGAATTGTTGATAAAGTGGTATCACTGCAGAAGATCTCAACGGAAATTCAGTTATGGGTGAAACATCAGTCAAGGCATGACTCGGCCGATACTGTGTTGGTGGGTCTCACAACCTCTCATTCTTAG
- a CDS encoding flagellar hook-basal body protein, translated as MNRGIYPVVAGAITQERQLELLAHNLGNIHTTGFKKDDSVFGTILARSVGQPVAGFDLFPQVATVRPDTSQGTLKFTGHDMDVGLQGDGYLVVSTVDGLRHFRGGQLKINSKGELATQLDDPVLGENGPIKVPAGTMNIDRKGIVNVEGRQVGKLRIESLPPTTVAVKVGDRYWQVPNQVTEATNVEVFQASLEQANVNPSMELVNMIKVTRAYEQMQKAIQSMDEMTERMIRSANVQ; from the coding sequence ATGAATCGAGGAATTTATCCAGTAGTGGCCGGGGCCATTACTCAAGAACGTCAATTAGAATTGCTCGCCCATAATCTTGGAAACATTCATACGACGGGCTTTAAGAAAGATGACTCGGTGTTTGGAACTATTTTAGCTCGTTCTGTTGGCCAACCCGTCGCCGGTTTTGACCTCTTTCCTCAAGTCGCGACTGTCCGTCCGGATACGAGTCAAGGTACGCTGAAATTTACTGGACATGATATGGATGTTGGGCTTCAAGGCGATGGATATCTGGTGGTATCGACCGTGGATGGCCTTCGGCATTTCCGAGGCGGGCAGCTCAAAATCAATTCCAAGGGGGAGTTGGCTACCCAACTCGATGACCCAGTTTTAGGAGAGAATGGTCCAATTAAGGTGCCTGCCGGCACTATGAATATTGATCGAAAAGGAATTGTGAATGTGGAAGGGCGTCAAGTTGGGAAGTTGCGGATTGAAAGTTTGCCTCCTACGACCGTGGCGGTGAAAGTCGGTGATCGGTATTGGCAAGTCCCCAATCAGGTGACCGAGGCCACAAACGTGGAAGTGTTTCAAGCGAGTCTGGAGCAGGCGAATGTGAATCCCAGTATGGAATTGGTGAATATGATCAAAGTGACGCGTGCGTATGAGCAAATGCAAAAGGCCATCCAATCGATGGATGAAATGACCGAACGGATGATTCGGTCCGCCAATGTTCAATAA
- the flgG gene encoding flagellar basal-body rod protein FlgG, whose protein sequence is MIRAMHTASTGMEAQQLNIDTIAHNLANVNTNGFKRSRAEFADLLYQIQRLPGSSASNVGVFPVGIQVGAGVRPITVAKEYLQGNLRRTDNSLDVAIEGQGFFQVQRPDGTTMYTRAGSFKIDNTGNVVTGDGDNLIPNITIPSGALQIDIGQDGTVSVLLPGVSQSTQVGQIQLVRFDNPSGLIAQGGNLFIDSTASGPAQAGSPGFTTGFGLIRQGFLETSNVNIADEMVNMIIAQRSYEINAKAIQAADDMLQVVNNIKR, encoded by the coding sequence ATGATTCGTGCAATGCATACGGCATCAACGGGCATGGAGGCTCAACAGCTTAATATTGATACGATTGCTCACAATTTGGCCAACGTGAATACCAATGGTTTCAAGAGAAGCCGCGCGGAATTTGCAGATCTGTTATACCAGATCCAACGTCTGCCGGGTTCAAGTGCCTCAAATGTTGGGGTGTTCCCCGTGGGAATTCAGGTGGGTGCTGGGGTGCGTCCTATCACGGTGGCCAAGGAATACCTCCAGGGGAATTTGCGACGCACGGATAATTCATTGGATGTCGCGATCGAAGGGCAAGGGTTTTTCCAAGTGCAACGTCCAGATGGAACGACCATGTATACCCGGGCTGGGTCTTTCAAGATCGACAATACCGGTAATGTGGTTACGGGTGATGGGGATAATTTAATCCCAAACATCACCATTCCCTCTGGGGCATTGCAAATTGATATTGGTCAAGATGGAACGGTATCTGTCCTTCTTCCAGGCGTGTCTCAATCCACTCAAGTGGGGCAAATTCAGTTGGTACGATTTGATAATCCCTCAGGGTTAATTGCCCAGGGAGGAAATTTGTTTATCGACAGTACTGCATCCGGCCCGGCCCAGGCTGGAAGTCCAGGGTTTACGACAGGGTTTGGTTTGATTCGACAAGGGTTTCTCGAAACATCCAATGTCAATATTGCCGACGAGATGGTCAATATGATCATTGCGCAACGCAGTTATGAAATTAATGCGAAAGCAATCCAGGCTGCGGATGATATGTTGCAGGTCGTCAATAACATCAAGCGATAG
- a CDS encoding flagellar motor protein MotB produces the protein MSKKKKHEEHENHERWLVSYADFITLLFAFFVVMYSVSSVNEGKYRVLSESMVSAFTNQKPLGQMSVVELPLEQSRPAMEKDIQKRPDDFQVYIQVANALESLDHGSADVSVQNTARGISIKIKDEVAFDSGSVELKREVREILDLLAALVKNLPNLISVEGHTDTIPIRSAQFPSNWELSAARSAALVRYFINQHQLSPERFSATGFGGERPLESNETSEGRSANRRVEIVILRETAIPESDQMSSLF, from the coding sequence ATGTCCAAAAAGAAAAAACACGAAGAACATGAAAACCACGAGCGGTGGCTGGTATCCTATGCCGACTTCATTACTCTGCTCTTTGCCTTTTTTGTCGTTATGTACTCGGTCTCGTCAGTAAACGAAGGGAAATATCGGGTGCTCAGTGAATCCATGGTTTCCGCCTTTACGAATCAGAAGCCTCTGGGCCAAATGTCGGTGGTGGAACTTCCACTTGAACAATCCCGACCGGCGATGGAAAAAGATATTCAGAAGCGACCTGATGATTTTCAAGTCTATATTCAAGTTGCGAATGCCTTGGAATCCCTCGATCATGGGAGTGCCGATGTGTCGGTTCAAAATACCGCACGCGGAATCTCTATAAAAATTAAAGACGAAGTGGCGTTTGATAGTGGAAGTGTTGAGCTAAAGCGTGAGGTTCGAGAGATCTTGGATCTCCTTGCCGCGCTGGTGAAAAATTTGCCCAATCTGATTAGCGTAGAGGGACATACCGATACCATTCCCATCCGCAGCGCACAATTTCCCTCGAACTGGGAATTGTCTGCCGCTAGATCTGCCGCATTGGTACGATATTTCATTAATCAGCACCAACTATCTCCTGAACGGTTTTCGGCCACCGGGTTTGGTGGCGAACGGCCTTTGGAATCCAATGAAACTTCGGAAGGGCGTTCAGCCAACCGACGTGTAGAAATTGTGATTTTGCGGGAAACCGCTATTCCTGAATCGGATCAAATGTCTTCCCTATTTTAA
- a CDS encoding flagellar basal body L-ring protein FlgH, whose translation MLKSIRAVFRSVAPALMVVLATACAQPLPILKEEAKEQKMPDLPMMSPPSTVGSLWQDGNGRAYMFEDLRASRVGDIVVVKIVEDHKGSKSADTTADRDSSYDGSLGGSFLGLNDLASALVDGVALNASSKNEFEGKGSTSREDTLTGTIAARVVEVLPNGDMRIKGRREVTVNSEKQTMIISGIVRRIDLDTTNTVLSSSIADAQIEYSGLGVVDDVQRPGWGVRIIDWILPL comes from the coding sequence GTGCTCAAATCCATTCGTGCCGTGTTTCGTTCGGTCGCTCCTGCGTTGATGGTGGTGTTGGCCACGGCTTGTGCTCAACCCCTTCCCATACTCAAGGAAGAGGCAAAGGAACAAAAGATGCCGGATCTGCCAATGATGAGCCCTCCTAGTACGGTGGGGTCCTTGTGGCAGGATGGGAATGGGCGCGCGTACATGTTCGAAGATTTACGAGCCAGTCGTGTCGGGGATATCGTGGTCGTGAAAATTGTGGAGGACCATAAAGGTTCCAAAAGTGCGGATACCACAGCCGATCGCGACTCTTCTTACGATGGCAGTCTTGGTGGCTCGTTTCTCGGATTGAATGATTTGGCCTCGGCTTTAGTCGATGGGGTGGCGCTCAATGCCAGTTCGAAAAATGAATTTGAGGGAAAGGGGTCCACCAGTCGTGAGGATACCCTCACTGGGACCATAGCGGCTCGGGTGGTGGAAGTGTTGCCCAATGGGGATATGCGGATCAAAGGTCGTCGGGAAGTCACCGTGAACAGCGAAAAACAAACCATGATTATTTCCGGTATTGTGCGCCGAATTGATTTAGATACGACAAATACCGTGCTGTCCTCTTCTATCGCAGATGCTCAAATTGAGTATTCGGGCTTGGGAGTGGTGGATGATGTCCAACGCCCAGGTTGGGGAGTCCGAATCATTGACTGGATTCTTCCATTGTAA
- a CDS encoding chemotaxis protein CheW — protein sequence MIQTAQEAKVAEDTSAYSGEVFQVVSFHIGSEEFAVDILEVQEIIRMVEITPVPKAPYYVEGVVNLRGKVIPIIDMRLRFGLSEAERTKETRIVVVDVNRVILGLVVDSVSEVLRIPSNLIESPPNGKQGASEFHKGVGRVDGRLLVLLDLTRLVGTAAG from the coding sequence ATGATTCAGACAGCCCAAGAAGCGAAAGTGGCAGAAGATACTTCAGCCTATTCCGGTGAAGTATTTCAGGTCGTCAGCTTTCATATAGGATCGGAGGAATTTGCCGTAGATATTCTGGAGGTCCAGGAAATTATCAGGATGGTGGAAATTACGCCCGTTCCCAAGGCGCCCTACTATGTTGAAGGTGTGGTCAACCTTCGTGGCAAAGTCATTCCGATAATTGATATGCGACTCCGCTTTGGGCTTTCGGAGGCGGAGCGCACCAAGGAGACTCGTATCGTGGTGGTCGATGTGAATCGTGTGATCTTGGGCTTAGTAGTGGATTCCGTGTCCGAGGTGCTGCGAATCCCTTCTAACCTTATTGAATCCCCACCGAATGGGAAACAAGGGGCCTCGGAGTTTCATAAAGGCGTTGGACGTGTGGATGGTCGTTTATTAGTTCTGTTGGATTTGACAAGGCTGGTAGGGACGGCAGCAGGCTGA